The genomic DNA TCTACCGCGAGCCACAGGATGAGCGACAAGCATGCGAGCACAATCAGCGCTGCAAACATAAGCGCCGTCTGGCCGCGACCGTTCGACATCAGCATAAGATGCCCCAAGCCTTGCGATGACCCTACCCATTCGCCGATCAGAACCGCCAGTGGTCCGTAAACAACCGCCAATCGCAGTCCCGACAGCAGGCTCGGCACCGCATAGGGCAAGCGCAGCAGCAGCGTTTCGCGCCAGCGGCCAGCTCCTGACAAATGTGACAAGTCGCTCAACCCTGCCGGCAGTGCCATCAGCCGGTCAAACAGAGCAGACGCGATTGGAAAATAGGTCACAAGGGCGATGGTGACAATCTTGGACGGCATGCCATAGCCGAGCCAAAGGGTGATCACAGGTGCCAGTGCAAAAATGGGTACGGCTTGGGCCACCACTAGCATCGGACGCAGCAGCCACCGCGCACGCCGCGACAAGGCGAGCAACAGGGCCGTCTCGATGCCCAGAATGACACCGATTCCCAGGCCGAGAACAAGGTTGCCCGCAGACCATAGCGCGTTTTCCCACAGGAGAGCGGCATTGTGCCAAAGAGCCTGTGCCACCAGAGCTGGTCCAGGTAGGATAAAGCGTGGCACACCGCTCAAGGTCACGATTGCCTGCCATATGGCCAATGCTACAAGCAACGCAAATGTGCCGCGCCAAAGGCTATGGCTGGCGCGCAGCATCACGCCACGTCCCCTGTTACAAGCGCGCGCATGCGCTGCAACAGCGCTGCCTGTGCAGCAAGGTTTTCAACGACGTCAGATGCACGTGGAGGCAGTGTCGGCGGCAGAGCGCAAGGTGTGATGCCTGCACGCGTGATCATCCACGCATCATCCGCCAGCCGGACTGCCTCGGCGGGGTCGTGGGTGATAAGAACAACGGTTCGCCCTGCCAGAAGCCGCACCGCAAGATCCTGCACCGTGTGTCGCGTCATTGCATCAAGGGCCGAGAACGGCTCGTCCAGTAGGACGATTGCGCGGTCCTCATAGAGGGTGCGTGCGAGGGTTACGCGCTGGCGTTGTCCGGCGGACATTTCGGCAGGCTTGCGCTCTTCAAAACCTGCAAGACCAACATCTTCCAATAAGGCGCGCGCGCGATCGGAGTGCGCCCGTTCGCCCCGCAAGCGTGCGCAGATCGTAATGTTGTCCTGAGAGCTGGCCCACGGCAGAAGTTGATCATCTTGGGCCATCATCGCCACGCGCGGCGCGATGGGAACGCCATCATCGGCCATAATCTGTCCGTCCAGATGCGCCGCACACGGCAAACCGGCGACCAACCGTAGCAGCGATGTTTTGCCAACGCCTGAGGGTCCAAGCAGTGCGCTCCACCGCGCGGCAAGCAGGGTCAGATCAAAGCTGTCAATCAGGGGCGTTTGCTCTGCGCGCAAAGTCCCCTTTATTTGAATGGCGGGTGCGGTCATGTGCCGCCCGGATTTTGCGCCATGTCCCAGAACCCAATCTCTAGCTGTGTGGCGGTGTTGAACCGTGTTTGGAGTGTTTGGGCGCGCGGCAGAAGATGCCAATCTGGCCCGAGCCGTCGCACTATGGAGCTGTCCAGCAGCGCGCCGACATCGTGACACAGCGCTTGGTAGTCCGGTCCAGTGTAGGTATCGCACCATTGCGCAAAAGGACCGGTATTGCCCTTGAGCCGCCTACCGATTTCACCATATCCCAAAACGCAAGGCGCCAATGCCGCAAGCAGGTCCAGATAATCCCCAGAGTATCCCGCCTCTAAGACATAGCGGGTATACGCCAGGTTACCTGCCGCCTCTTGGGTGGCCTCAAGGGTTGCGCTGTCAATGCCGTGGGTCGCACAGATCTTTACATGTAGCGGCATTTCTATGTGTACGAGAGCATGAACTGTCGCACTGGCGGCGGCCATTTCGCTGTAAGTTTCAGCCTTGGCCGCCGCCAGCGCCCACGCGCGGGCAAAGTGGATTAAAAACACATAATCCTGTCTCAGATAGTGCAGGTAGCTGGCTTGCTCCAGTGACCCGTCCCGCAGTCCTTCGACAAAGGCATGGTGCGTGTAGTCTATCCAATCCTGTCCCGCAGCTGAACGCCATAGGCTAAACGCATGCCCGTAGTCAGGTGCGATCATTCAGCCACCTGCGCCGTCACGTCGACAACCAGATCGGCTGCAGGTATTGCAACATCAACGGCACCCTGATTGACCAAAAATGTCTCGAAACGGGCATAGCGGCCATGATCCACGGCAGCTGGGCGGCTGGCAAACCGCGCCCATGTATCGCCCCATGCACGGGTGTTCAGCTCGTTGCGCAACTCGGCGCTGGTGGCAAAGAAGACCTCGCCCATGCCTGTCGGGTCATTTAAAATATCGGCGGTGGCGCGTTCGGTTGCTAGCAAAAAACGTGCAATCTTGTCACGGTTGAGGCCTTCAGCGCGGGCCACGTAAATCAGTTCGTCGTAGGATGGCACGCCTTCGGCTTCGGGATAGAAACAACGCCCTGCGATGCCTTCGATGTCCATCTGATTAAGTTCAAAATTACGGAACGCGCCGATTACGCCATCGACCTGACCGGACATTAAAGCAGGCGAAATGGACCACCCGATATTGATCTGTTCGACATCATCGGGGGACACACCGTTATGGGTCAGCATCGCGTCCAGCAGCATCTCTTGCAACCCTGCAACAGCAAAGCCTACTTTGCGCCCTTCCAGATCGGCCACCGATTGCACAGGGCCATCAGCGCGCACCACAAGACAGGTCATTGGTGTCTCAATCAAAGTGCCGACGCGCACAAGTCCCAGCCCGTTGCGGCTGTTGAGATGTAGTTCTGGCTGGTAACTGACCGCCAAATCAATGCGCCCTGCTGCGAGCATGCGCGGCGGATCGTTGGGATCGGCCGGGGTGATTACCTCAACCTCAAGACCTGCATCGGCGAAATATCCCAGCTCTTGGGCCAGAATGATCGGCCCGTGATTAGGATTGACGAACCAATCTAGCATGATGGTCATGCGGTCCTGTGCAAGCGCAGGCGTGGTGATAAGCGTGAGGGCGAGGATTGTTATAATACGTTTCATGAATGTCTCCGTCAGGTGGATTGAGGTGTGAGTTATTGTTCAGGCAGGGCGAGCAGGGCGATATCGCCCGCCCACCGGTCGCGTAATGTGGTGCAGGCATGATGCGCGCGCAAACCCGTACGGCAGGCCAATACGATACGGGTATCGGACGGGGGCAATGCCAAATCGGGCATGGAGCCAGTCTGTAGATGCAATGCGGTATCGCGAAACGGGGCAGGGACCTCATCGCGCAGATCAATGACAAGATCGGTTGGCGTGATCTGGTTTTCAGCAATGAAAAGGGCGGGGTGTGCAGGCTCTGGTGCTGCGTCAAAGCGAAATCCGGACATGCGCCAGTTTGTGGCGTTAAAGATCATCATCTGACCCAAAGGTGAGGGTGTCAGCCCGAGCAAGACGCTCAAGGCCATCTGCGCTTGCATCGCACCCATTGTGGCCACCACAGGGCCAAGTACCCCTGAGGTTGCACAGGTTGCAGCACTGCGCGGCAGGTCGGGGAACACGGCACGCAGGGAGGGTGCCGTTGCGCAAAATCCGCCCACATAGCCTGTTAGTCCCAATGCAGAGGCTGCAATCAGCGGTTTGCCTGCAGCAAGGGCGGCATCAGACAGGGTGAAACTTGCGGCAAACGTATCAGCGCAATCAAGCACAACATCCGCTTGCGCCACCAAAGTGGGTGCGTTGGCTGGTGTGAGCCAGTCAACAATAGGGTGCAGGGCAACATCGGGGTTCAGAGAGGCCATGGCATCGGCTGCAGCCAGCGCCTTTGGGCGGCCCACGTCTGCCATACGGTAAAGCGGCTGGCGATGCAGGTTACTCTGTGCCACCGCGTCGCCGTCGATCAGCGTGATCATACCCACGCCAGCCCCCACAAGATATTGCAGCACCGGCACCCCGAGGCCGCCCGCGCCTGCAACCAGAACATGGGCCGCGCGCAAACGGTTTTGACCTTTGGTTCCGACTTCGGGTAGGACAATCTGACGAGCGTAGCGGCTCATGCGGTCGCCTCTAGCCAAGCGTGAATGCGGGCTTTGGGATCTGCATGCAGGGTGATGTCTGTCACTGCCGCCACCGTATCCGCCCCTGCGGCAAAGGCCCCTGTGGAGCGTTCCACCGACATGCCACCAATGGCACACAGCGGGATATCCCCGATCAGGGCTTTCCATTCTGTCAGCCGGTCAAGGCCTTGTTCGGTCCATTTCATTTCCTTCAAAATGGTTGGATAGACGGGGCCCAAGGCGATGTAATCAGGATCCAGCGCCAACGCGCGGTCTAGCTCGGCAAGGTCATGGGTTGAGACACCCAGCTTGATTCCAGCACTACGGATCGCTGCGATATCGGCTGTGTCCAGATCCTCTTGCCCCAGATGCAGCCAATCTGCCCCCAGATCAATCGCCAGTTGCCAGTGATCATTGATCACCAGCGTGGCACCGTGGTGTCGGCACAGGGCCTGAGCGGTGACAATCTCTGTGTGCAAAGCGTCATTAGCGCGGTCTTTCATGCGCAGTTGCACCAGCCGCACGCCAAGTGGGACTGCGCGGGCAATCCAATCAGCACTGTCGAAGACGGGGTAGAAACGCGGCAATATCATAGCCAGGCCTTTCCAATGAGGGGGGTGGATGGGACGGCCATGTCGCGCATACCCATGGGGCCAGAAGTTGCTGCCAGCGCACCGGCCTCAGTGGCCAATGCAAACGCGCGGGCCATGGTCGCGGGATCATCCGCTTCGGCCACGGCTGTGTTGAGAAGGATCGCATCGAACCCCATCTCCATCGCTTGCGCTGCATGGCTTGGCAGGCCAAGACCCGCATCAATCACCATCGCCACATCGGGAAATGCTGCGCGCAGGGTGCGCAGCCCGTGGATGTTGTTTAGCCCCATACCAGACCCAATGGGCGCGCCCCAAGGCATCAGCACATGGCAGCCCGCGTCTACCAGCCGCGCGGCAAGCACCTGATCTTCGGTGGTGTAAGGGAACACCTTGAAGCCATCAGCACACAGCACTTCGGCTGCCTTGATCAGGCCAAACGGGTCAGGCTGCAGCGTGTCGGAATTGCCGATCACCTCAAGTTTGATCCAGTCAGTCTGGAAATACTCACGTGCCATCTGCGCCGTCGTGATCGCCTCGCGCGCTGAATGGCATCCTGCTGTATTGGGCAGCAAATGGACACCTAGCCCGCGTACCATATCCCAAAATGCCTGTCCCGCGCCACGCTCACGGCGCAGCGATACGGTCGCAACCGACGCTCCACTTTCGTGAAACGCGTTCTCCATCACGGCGGGCGAGGGGTAGCGCGCAGTGCCCAGCATCATAGGCGTTTGCAAGTCCACCCCGTAGAAATCACGCATGGCTTACCCCCCCTGCATTGCGGTTAAAACTTCGATATGGTCACCGGCTGAAAGGGGTGTGTCGTCTCGCAGAGCTGCAGGCACGAAGACCCCATTGAGCGCGGTGGCGACCCGCGCATCACCCCAGCCCAATTCTGCCAAAGCATGACTTAGATCGGTGGCTTTGATCTCGCGCGGCTCTCCGTTCACTTCAATTTTCACGAAATAGATCCCCCGTTTTGCCTGTTGAAAGAAAAGTGGCCGCTTGTTCGGCCAATGCCGGCGCCATTAAGAATCCGTGGCGGAACAACCCGTTGAGATGCATCACGTGTCCCCGCTGCACCACGCGCGGCACGTTGTCGGCAAAGGCCGGGCGCAGATCGGCACCCATCTCGATTATCACAGCCTCGGCAAAGCGCGCATCAAGCGCATAGGCTGCCGATAAAAGCTCAAGCGCCGAGCGTGCCGTCATAGGGCCGCGCGCTGCGCTTTCGATCTGGGTTGCACCCAACATGAACAACCCGTTCGCACGCGGCACGACATAAAGCGGATGGCGCGGGTGCAGCAGACGGACGGGGCGGGTCAGCATGATCTCGTCCGATTGCAGTACAATCATTTCGCCACGTACCCCACGCAGGCCCTGCAAATCGCCCTGAGCGGCCAGACCGCGACAGTCGATAACTGGACCTTGCACGTTATCCGGTGTGATCTCCGTCTGTTCGATGAAAACGCCCAAGGCGGCAAGGCTGCGCACCAGATCGCTCAAGGCCTGACGGGGGTCCAGATGGGCCTCTTTGGCAAAGAACAACCCACGTTTGTGCCGTTCCCCTAGATCAGGTTCAAGTGCAGCGATCGCGTCACCATCGCAGGCGACATGCCCGATGGTGCGCACGGCAAAGCGGTCTAGTTCCGCGCGGTCCCGCTCAGGCGCGAGCACAAGCGTACCCTGGGTGCTCACGGTGGTGACATCACCCCATAAAGCAGCGGCCTTGCGCCCATGGCTGATGATGGGGGTCTCTGCTGTTGCACCTTCGCATTCAGGGGCCAGCATGCCACCCGCCCACCACGAACAGGTATGTGGCCCCGGTGGTCCGGACCGATCCGCCAGACGGGGGCGCAGGCCCCGTGCGAGGCAGGAGCGCGCGGCCCAAAGACCTGCAACGCCTGCACCGATGATGGTTACATCAACCATTGGGCCAGACCTTATGGAAATGGTGGACGGGGCCATGGCCGTGGCCGATATCCAGACGGTCAGCTGCCTCTATGGCCCCTTGCAAGTAGGTATGGGCCATGCTCACCGCGGCGGTCAGTGGCATTTTGCGTGCCAGTCCTGCGGCGATGGCGGCCGACAGGGTGCAGCCGGTACCATGCGTGTTGCGCGTGGGGTGGCGGCGGGCTGATAGCTGCAACACATCGTCCTGCGTGACCAGCAAATCAATGCAAACGGCACCGCTTGCGTGGCCGCCTTTCATTAAAACGGCGCGTGGACCCAGCGCCAGAAGCGCGCGGCCTTGTTCGCGCATCTGGGTTTCGTCTGTTGCCTCGGGGGTGTCCAGCAGGCGCGCAGCCTCCGGAAGATTCGGGGTCAGCAGATCTGCCAATGGCAACATTCGTGCACGCAAAACGGCAACTGCATCATCCGCTAACAGCGCATCCCCTGATTTGGAAACCATAACCGGATCAAGAACCACTGGCGCTGGCACTGCGCAGGCCGCCAGCCCTTCTGCAACGGCACAAATTGCGTCCGGTCCACCAAGCATTCCGATCTTGATCGCACCAATTGCCAGATCGTCGAAAACCGCACCCATCTGGGCGCGGATGATCTCGGGGGTAAGCATTTTGACCGCTGTAATAGTGCGGGTGTTCTGCGCGGTAATTGCGGTCAGGACACTGGCACCATAAACACCGAGCGCGCTGAAAGTTTTAAGATCAGCCTGAATTCCAGCGCCGCCGCCACTGTCGGAGCCTGCAATTGTCAACGCCTGAAAAGCCACACGTGCCCCCATTAATAAAAAGGGTCAGACGCATTGAGAAACGGAGGGTTTACGGCTGTATGGTCACAGCGACACTCCGTTCCCTACGCCGGAATGACCCGGATCAGGTTCGATGGGTCGGTTTTCACCTCTCAGCCATGACGGCACCCCAACGGATATGGATTGCTAGCCGTCAGAAATTTAAAAGTCAAACACTCTTCCGTGGCGCGACTGCTCTTTCCTTGGACTGGTTTTAACTTTCTACCTAATTGAGATAAGCCACCAAATTTTATCACCGTTACCACGTCGTTTGGGCGACGAAATATCGACATAAGGTTTTGCGCGGGCCGATGCGCGAACGGATCCGCGATATCATTCGACAGTCTTGTGCTGAGATGGGCGTGCATAT from Octadecabacter antarcticus 307 includes the following:
- a CDS encoding ABC transporter permease, coding for MLRASHSLWRGTFALLVALAIWQAIVTLSGVPRFILPGPALVAQALWHNAALLWENALWSAGNLVLGLGIGVILGIETALLLALSRRARWLLRPMLVVAQAVPIFALAPVITLWLGYGMPSKIVTIALVTYFPIASALFDRLMALPAGLSDLSHLSGAGRWRETLLLRLPYAVPSLLSGLRLAVVYGPLAVLIGEWVGSSQGLGHLMLMSNGRGQTALMFAALIVLACLSLILWLAVEALSRWATTRLSGR
- a CDS encoding ABC transporter ATP-binding protein, with amino-acid sequence MTAPAIQIKGTLRAEQTPLIDSFDLTLLAARWSALLGPSGVGKTSLLRLVAGLPCAAHLDGQIMADDGVPIAPRVAMMAQDDQLLPWASSQDNITICARLRGERAHSDRARALLEDVGLAGFEERKPAEMSAGQRQRVTLARTLYEDRAIVLLDEPFSALDAMTRHTVQDLAVRLLAGRTVVLITHDPAEAVRLADDAWMITRAGITPCALPPTLPPRASDVVENLAAQAALLQRMRALVTGDVA
- a CDS encoding TenA family protein — its product is MIAPDYGHAFSLWRSAAGQDWIDYTHHAFVEGLRDGSLEQASYLHYLRQDYVFLIHFARAWALAAAKAETYSEMAAASATVHALVHIEMPLHVKICATHGIDSATLEATQEAAGNLAYTRYVLEAGYSGDYLDLLAALAPCVLGYGEIGRRLKGNTGPFAQWCDTYTGPDYQALCHDVGALLDSSIVRRLGPDWHLLPRAQTLQTRFNTATQLEIGFWDMAQNPGGT
- a CDS encoding ABC transporter substrate-binding protein yields the protein MKRIITILALTLITTPALAQDRMTIMLDWFVNPNHGPIILAQELGYFADAGLEVEVITPADPNDPPRMLAAGRIDLAVSYQPELHLNSRNGLGLVRVGTLIETPMTCLVVRADGPVQSVADLEGRKVGFAVAGLQEMLLDAMLTHNGVSPDDVEQINIGWSISPALMSGQVDGVIGAFRNFELNQMDIEGIAGRCFYPEAEGVPSYDELIYVARAEGLNRDKIARFLLATERATADILNDPTGMGEVFFATSAELRNELNTRAWGDTWARFASRPAAVDHGRYARFETFLVNQGAVDVAIPAADLVVDVTAQVAE
- a CDS encoding HesA/MoeB/ThiF family protein, yielding MSRYARQIVLPEVGTKGQNRLRAAHVLVAGAGGLGVPVLQYLVGAGVGMITLIDGDAVAQSNLHRQPLYRMADVGRPKALAAADAMASLNPDVALHPIVDWLTPANAPTLVAQADVVLDCADTFAASFTLSDAALAAGKPLIAASALGLTGYVGGFCATAPSLRAVFPDLPRSAATCATSGVLGPVVATMGAMQAQMALSVLLGLTPSPLGQMMIFNATNWRMSGFRFDAAPEPAHPALFIAENQITPTDLVIDLRDEVPAPFRDTALHLQTGSMPDLALPPSDTRIVLACRTGLRAHHACTTLRDRWAGDIALLALPEQ
- a CDS encoding thiamine phosphate synthase, translated to MILPRFYPVFDSADWIARAVPLGVRLVQLRMKDRANDALHTEIVTAQALCRHHGATLVINDHWQLAIDLGADWLHLGQEDLDTADIAAIRSAGIKLGVSTHDLAELDRALALDPDYIALGPVYPTILKEMKWTEQGLDRLTEWKALIGDIPLCAIGGMSVERSTGAFAAGADTVAAVTDITLHADPKARIHAWLEATA
- a CDS encoding thiazole synthase is translated as MRDFYGVDLQTPMMLGTARYPSPAVMENAFHESGASVATVSLRRERGAGQAFWDMVRGLGVHLLPNTAGCHSAREAITTAQMAREYFQTDWIKLEVIGNSDTLQPDPFGLIKAAEVLCADGFKVFPYTTEDQVLAARLVDAGCHVLMPWGAPIGSGMGLNNIHGLRTLRAAFPDVAMVIDAGLGLPSHAAQAMEMGFDAILLNTAVAEADDPATMARAFALATEAGALAATSGPMGMRDMAVPSTPLIGKAWL
- the thiS gene encoding sulfur carrier protein ThiS produces the protein MKIEVNGEPREIKATDLSHALAELGWGDARVATALNGVFVPAALRDDTPLSAGDHIEVLTAMQGG
- a CDS encoding FAD-dependent oxidoreductase produces the protein MVDVTIIGAGVAGLWAARSCLARGLRPRLADRSGPPGPHTCSWWAGGMLAPECEGATAETPIISHGRKAAALWGDVTTVSTQGTLVLAPERDRAELDRFAVRTIGHVACDGDAIAALEPDLGERHKRGLFFAKEAHLDPRQALSDLVRSLAALGVFIEQTEITPDNVQGPVIDCRGLAAQGDLQGLRGVRGEMIVLQSDEIMLTRPVRLLHPRHPLYVVPRANGLFMLGATQIESAARGPMTARSALELLSAAYALDARFAEAVIIEMGADLRPAFADNVPRVVQRGHVMHLNGLFRHGFLMAPALAEQAATFLSTGKTGDLFREN
- the thiD gene encoding bifunctional hydroxymethylpyrimidine kinase/phosphomethylpyrimidine kinase — translated: MGARVAFQALTIAGSDSGGGAGIQADLKTFSALGVYGASVLTAITAQNTRTITAVKMLTPEIIRAQMGAVFDDLAIGAIKIGMLGGPDAICAVAEGLAACAVPAPVVLDPVMVSKSGDALLADDAVAVLRARMLPLADLLTPNLPEAARLLDTPEATDETQMREQGRALLALGPRAVLMKGGHASGAVCIDLLVTQDDVLQLSARRHPTRNTHGTGCTLSAAIAAGLARKMPLTAAVSMAHTYLQGAIEAADRLDIGHGHGPVHHFHKVWPNG